One genomic region from Streptomyces venezuelae encodes:
- a CDS encoding type I polyketide synthase, which produces MSTVTTGSGPDLNAIAIVGVACRLPGSDGPDAFWELLRTGRSAVTDVPPERRRHLGSARRAGLLTDVDRFDAEFFGISPKEAAAMDPQQRLMLELGWEALEEAGVRPPDLRGSATGVFVGAMADDYALLGAQAGGRATTRHTLTGVGRGILANRLSYVLGIHGTSLTVDTGQSSSLVAVHLACEALRRGEVGLAIAGGVSLDLAPESTLRAERLGALSPDGRSHTFDARANGYVRGEGGAALVLKPLAAALADGDTVHGCIIGGAVNNDGAGATLTAPNSAAHAAVLTAAYERSGVDPAEVAYVELHGTGTKVGDPAEAAGLGAVFGPERPVRVGSVKTNIGHLEGAAGIAGLLKVVLSLRHRGLPASLNYDTPNPDIPLAELGVEVQRTFEPLPSRGRLVAGVSSFGVGGTNCHLVVSTAPEPADAEPGAFTESPATAVAWPVSARSATALRGQAARLHAFVTARPELGLADIGFSLATSRTSFRHRAVLSGTTREDMLDGLRALGEGRQAAHLVRGESRATTGGTVFVFPGQGSQWPAMARDLIAVSPVFADAVERCAQALDPYVDWSLADVLRQVPGSASLDRVDVVQPALFAVMVSLAELWRSVGVHPDAVVGHSQGEIAAAYVAGALSLDDAAAVVALRSRAITAIGGAGAMASVPRPVAEVRARLAEHAEAVSVAAVNGPSSTVVSGPAADLERLVAEYGAAGVDARMISVDYASHSAYVEEIRDEVLAALTDIRPLGADLPFYSTVTGGLLDTAGLTGEYWYRNLRQTVEFEQAIRSASADGHRTFVECSAHPVVGVGIGQILDEVDADRSPADRSLVTGTLRRDHGDLASFFDALGRLHVNGAPDTDAVDWHAVHAGRHARRVPLPTYAFQRSRHWLDVLETSASLTEDGENGENDEANDEAFEAVGDVRDVRGDRGLRADADVADGEGAGRSADDFLSVVREAAAVVLGHSASESVPVDLSFKELGFDSAGALEFRVTLGEATGLRLPATLTFDHPTPGAVARHLAALTGGTAGSTAPDRTRPAAPDDEPIAIVAMSGRWPGGADDPDQLWQLALDGVDAITPFPSNRGWDIEDLYDPEPGKPGKTYTRQGGFLHDADRFDGAFFGLSPREATAMDPQQRLLLESAWEVVERAGIDPASLRGSNTGVFVGLMPQEYGPRLQDTPEEHQGHALTGGSSSVASGRLSYVLGLEGPAITVDTACSSSLVSLHLSVQSLRRGECDLAVAGGATVMSTPGMFTEFGRQRGLAPDGRCKSFSDTADGTAWAEGVGLLLLERLSDAQRKGRRVLAVIRGSAVNQDGASNGLTAPNGPAQERVIRAALTDAGLSARDVDVVEAHGTGTTLGDPIEAQALLATYGQDRPAHQPLYLGSLKSNIGHTQAAAGVSGVIKMVQAIRNGTVPGTLHMTELSRHVDWSAGTVAVPSDAVAWPETGRPRRAGVSSFGISGTNAHLIVEQAPAVEEPARAASGVVVPWVLSGRTDEAVREQAARLAERVTQSPEIDLASVGLTLATARSRFERGAVVVGADREELLTALSEVTDGRTPLVARAGSGVAMLFAGQGGQRVEMGRELYAAHPVFATAVDDVLTAVDKELAGFVDHPVRDVLFDTTDTGLLDQTVYTQSALFAIEVGLYRLLESWGVRPAWLVGHSIGEIAAAHVAGVFTLEDAARLIAARGRLMQALPDGGVMAAIETTEAEVVPLLDNAVGIAAVNGPASVVVSGEHTAVERVTAHFENAGHRVKRLKVSHAFHSPLMEPMLDDFAEVVKSLTFHAPSIPIVSTVTGLAVEPDTLTDPAYWVHHVRTTVRFHDAITHLADHHTGGYVEIGPSGVLVAQTQQILDAKGREGHLVLPTLRPGQAETHTTLTTLGRLYAAGTGITPHWQTILGNHTPLTDLPTYPFQRQRYWLNASDPTADAAALGLAPLGHTFLHGGVELAGGEGAVLTGRFSLDSHPWLVDHTVLGRVLLPGTAFVELALRAADFMGCARVEDLTLSAPLIVPTDGDVQVQVSVGAADERGGRSLTVHARDDGGEWTRHAEGMLGAGAVAPAGAQGSWPPPEAVAVDVEALYDTLLSGGYAYGPAFRGLRAVWRAGDELLAEVVLPEGSPEGFGLHPVLLDAALHPVVGLALGGEEPTVRLPFAWTGATLHATGASELRVRITPDGEGAGGVTISAVDPAGAPVVSVRSLRLLPVPLDRIEAADRAVPYRVDWLPSDTTATEAATRPTGSWVLIGEGAGAGLPEVPVHRGLGALGDDAPEVVLFDARGGLDGSGADDDRLVADMHAAVAGASGFLWSWLADERYAESTLVVVTRGAVAAGEGDVPDLSTAPLWGLVRSVQAEHPGRIVLLDVDGHAATPAAVVGAVAGGEPQLAVRAGSVLVPRLVRAKPREGEQEAGLSPTGTVLITGGTGTLGALVARRLVTRHGARHLLLTGRRGPEAPGATELAAELTELGAHVRIAACDVADPDELAALLAGVPEEHPLTAVVHAAGVLADGAFASLTDETFATVLRPKADAAWNLHRLTADADLAAFFLFSSAVGVMGNAGQANYGSANSFLDALAQYRAAHGLPATAAAWGLWADEGGMTEAMTQADVVRMGRRGLAAMSTARGLDLFDTALTDRDPFLVTAVVDTAAWDPESGSPVVRSLVRGRRRPEAASGAAPARPLEQDLVGRPAEEQHDVLLDLVRRTAAGVLGHGSPDAVPPRTGFLEGGFDSLGAVELRTRLNLATGLRLPTTLIFDYPTPDAVADYLRTRLVGETTVSVMAELERFEAVVAALASATEGGAERAAVAGRLGELLRRLDSEAEAEISAATNDELFALIDEELQLP; this is translated from the coding sequence ATGAGCACTGTCACCACTGGATCCGGCCCCGACCTCAACGCCATCGCGATCGTGGGCGTGGCCTGCCGACTGCCCGGGTCCGACGGCCCGGACGCCTTCTGGGAGCTGCTGCGCACGGGACGCAGCGCCGTCACCGACGTACCCCCCGAGCGGCGCCGGCACCTCGGCAGCGCGCGACGGGCCGGGCTCCTGACCGATGTCGACCGGTTCGACGCGGAGTTCTTCGGCATCTCGCCGAAGGAGGCCGCGGCGATGGACCCCCAGCAGCGGCTCATGCTGGAGCTGGGCTGGGAAGCACTGGAGGAAGCGGGCGTACGGCCGCCGGACCTGCGCGGCTCCGCCACCGGCGTCTTCGTCGGTGCGATGGCCGACGACTACGCCCTGCTCGGTGCGCAGGCCGGCGGGCGGGCCACCACCCGGCACACCCTGACCGGTGTGGGCCGGGGCATCCTGGCCAACCGGCTCTCGTACGTCCTCGGCATCCACGGCACCAGCCTGACCGTCGACACCGGCCAGTCCTCCTCGCTCGTCGCGGTCCACCTGGCGTGCGAGGCACTGCGGCGCGGCGAGGTCGGCCTGGCCATCGCCGGAGGCGTCAGCCTCGACCTGGCTCCTGAGAGCACCCTGCGGGCGGAGCGGCTCGGCGCGCTCTCCCCCGACGGCCGCAGCCACACCTTCGACGCCCGCGCCAACGGATACGTCCGGGGCGAGGGAGGCGCCGCCCTCGTCCTGAAGCCGCTGGCCGCCGCACTCGCCGACGGCGACACCGTCCACGGCTGCATCATCGGCGGGGCCGTCAACAACGACGGTGCCGGCGCCACCCTGACCGCGCCGAACAGCGCCGCGCACGCCGCCGTCCTCACCGCCGCGTACGAGCGGAGCGGCGTGGACCCGGCGGAGGTGGCCTACGTCGAACTCCACGGCACCGGAACCAAGGTGGGCGACCCGGCCGAGGCCGCGGGTCTCGGCGCGGTCTTCGGTCCGGAACGGCCCGTGCGAGTCGGCTCGGTGAAGACGAACATCGGCCACCTCGAAGGCGCGGCGGGCATCGCGGGGCTGCTCAAGGTCGTTCTGTCGCTGCGCCACCGAGGGCTCCCGGCCAGCCTGAACTACGACACGCCGAACCCTGACATCCCCCTGGCGGAGCTGGGTGTCGAGGTCCAGCGCACCTTCGAACCGCTTCCCTCGCGGGGCCGTCTGGTCGCGGGCGTCTCGTCGTTCGGCGTGGGCGGCACCAACTGCCATCTGGTCGTCAGCACCGCACCGGAGCCGGCCGACGCCGAACCAGGAGCGTTCACCGAGTCACCGGCCACCGCGGTGGCCTGGCCCGTGTCGGCCCGGTCGGCGACGGCACTGCGCGGACAGGCCGCCCGGCTGCACGCGTTCGTGACCGCGCGCCCCGAACTCGGCCTCGCCGACATCGGCTTCTCCCTCGCCACGTCCCGCACCTCCTTCCGCCACCGCGCGGTCCTGTCCGGCACCACGCGCGAGGACATGCTCGACGGCCTCCGCGCTCTCGGCGAGGGCAGGCAGGCCGCCCACCTGGTCCGCGGCGAGAGCCGCGCCACCACCGGCGGCACCGTCTTCGTCTTCCCGGGCCAGGGCAGTCAGTGGCCCGCGATGGCCCGGGACCTCATCGCCGTGTCACCGGTCTTCGCCGACGCCGTGGAGCGCTGCGCCCAGGCCCTCGACCCGTACGTCGACTGGTCGTTGGCCGACGTACTCCGGCAGGTGCCGGGCAGCGCCTCCTTGGACCGGGTCGACGTCGTCCAGCCCGCGCTCTTCGCCGTGATGGTCTCGCTGGCGGAGCTGTGGCGCTCCGTCGGCGTCCACCCCGACGCCGTCGTCGGCCACTCCCAGGGCGAGATCGCCGCCGCGTACGTCGCGGGCGCCCTGTCCCTGGACGACGCGGCGGCGGTGGTGGCCCTGCGCAGCCGGGCCATCACCGCGATCGGCGGGGCCGGCGCGATGGCCTCGGTGCCGCGGCCCGTCGCCGAGGTCCGCGCCCGACTCGCCGAGCACGCCGAAGCGGTGAGCGTCGCGGCGGTGAACGGTCCGTCGTCGACCGTCGTCTCCGGACCTGCCGCGGACCTGGAACGGCTGGTCGCCGAGTACGGAGCGGCAGGCGTCGACGCCCGCATGATCTCCGTCGACTACGCGTCCCACTCCGCGTACGTCGAGGAGATCCGCGACGAGGTGCTCGCGGCGCTCACCGACATCCGCCCCCTCGGTGCCGACCTGCCGTTCTACTCGACGGTGACCGGTGGCCTCCTCGACACCGCAGGACTGACCGGGGAGTACTGGTACCGCAATCTCCGGCAGACGGTGGAGTTCGAGCAGGCGATCCGGTCGGCGTCCGCGGACGGTCACCGGACGTTCGTGGAGTGCAGCGCCCACCCGGTGGTCGGGGTGGGCATCGGTCAGATCCTCGACGAGGTCGACGCGGACCGCTCCCCCGCCGACAGGTCGCTCGTCACCGGCACCCTGCGCCGGGACCACGGCGACCTGGCGTCGTTCTTCGACGCCCTCGGGCGTCTGCACGTCAACGGGGCCCCGGACACCGACGCCGTGGACTGGCACGCCGTCCACGCGGGCCGGCACGCCCGTCGCGTACCCCTGCCCACGTACGCCTTCCAGCGCAGCAGGCACTGGCTCGACGTGCTGGAGACGTCCGCGTCGCTCACAGAGGACGGAGAGAACGGAGAGAACGATGAAGCCAACGATGAAGCCTTCGAAGCCGTCGGGGATGTCAGAGACGTCAGGGGCGACAGGGGACTCCGGGCCGACGCGGACGTCGCGGACGGGGAGGGTGCCGGGCGTTCCGCCGACGACTTCCTCTCCGTCGTCCGCGAGGCCGCCGCGGTCGTACTGGGCCACTCCGCTTCTGAATCGGTACCCGTGGACCTGTCGTTCAAGGAACTGGGCTTCGACTCTGCGGGCGCCCTGGAGTTCCGGGTCACCCTGGGCGAGGCGACCGGACTGCGGCTGCCCGCCACGCTGACCTTCGACCACCCCACCCCCGGCGCCGTGGCCCGCCACCTCGCGGCGCTCACCGGCGGAACGGCGGGGAGCACCGCGCCGGACCGCACCAGACCGGCCGCCCCGGACGACGAGCCCATCGCGATCGTGGCGATGAGCGGCCGCTGGCCCGGCGGCGCCGACGACCCCGACCAGCTGTGGCAGCTCGCGCTCGACGGCGTGGACGCCATCACTCCGTTCCCCTCGAACCGCGGCTGGGACATCGAGGACCTCTACGACCCCGAGCCCGGCAAGCCGGGCAAGACCTACACGCGCCAGGGCGGATTCCTGCACGACGCCGACAGGTTCGACGGCGCGTTCTTCGGCCTGAGCCCGCGCGAGGCGACCGCGATGGACCCGCAGCAGCGGCTGCTCCTGGAGTCCGCCTGGGAGGTGGTGGAGCGGGCGGGCATCGACCCGGCCTCGCTGCGGGGCAGCAACACCGGTGTGTTCGTGGGCCTGATGCCGCAGGAATACGGCCCCCGGCTCCAGGACACTCCGGAGGAGCACCAGGGGCACGCCCTCACCGGCGGTTCGTCGAGCGTGGCCAGCGGACGGCTGTCCTACGTGCTGGGGCTGGAGGGCCCGGCGATCACCGTGGACACCGCGTGCTCGTCGTCGCTCGTCTCCCTGCACCTCTCGGTGCAGTCGCTGCGCCGCGGCGAGTGCGACCTGGCCGTCGCGGGCGGTGCGACGGTGATGTCGACACCGGGGATGTTCACCGAGTTCGGCCGGCAGCGCGGACTCGCCCCTGACGGCCGCTGCAAGTCCTTCTCGGACACGGCGGACGGCACCGCGTGGGCAGAGGGTGTGGGGCTGTTGCTCCTGGAGCGGCTCTCGGACGCGCAGCGCAAGGGGCGTCGCGTGCTCGCGGTGATCCGGGGCAGCGCGGTCAACCAGGACGGCGCATCCAACGGCCTGACCGCACCCAACGGCCCCGCGCAGGAACGCGTGATCCGGGCCGCCCTGACCGACGCGGGCCTCTCCGCACGTGACGTCGACGTCGTCGAGGCACACGGCACCGGCACGACACTCGGCGACCCCATCGAAGCCCAGGCCCTCCTGGCCACCTACGGACAGGACCGCCCCGCACACCAGCCCCTCTACCTCGGCTCGCTCAAGTCCAACATCGGCCACACCCAGGCCGCCGCAGGCGTGAGCGGCGTGATCAAGATGGTGCAGGCGATACGGAACGGCACGGTGCCCGGCACTCTCCACATGACCGAGCTGTCGCGCCATGTGGACTGGTCGGCGGGAACGGTCGCGGTTCCGAGCGATGCCGTGGCCTGGCCCGAGACGGGGAGGCCGCGCCGGGCGGGCGTGTCGTCGTTCGGCATCAGCGGGACGAACGCCCATCTGATCGTGGAGCAGGCACCTGCGGTGGAGGAGCCCGCACGGGCGGCTTCGGGTGTGGTCGTGCCGTGGGTGCTGTCCGGTCGTACGGATGAAGCCGTACGGGAGCAGGCGGCCCGGCTGGCGGAGCGGGTCACGCAGTCGCCCGAGATCGACCTGGCCAGTGTCGGGTTGACACTCGCCACCGCTCGAAGCCGCTTCGAACGAGGTGCCGTTGTCGTCGGGGCCGACCGCGAGGAGCTCCTGACCGCGCTGTCCGAAGTGACAGACGGCCGCACGCCGTTGGTGGCTCGGGCCGGAAGTGGGGTGGCGATGTTGTTCGCCGGCCAGGGTGGCCAGCGGGTGGAAATGGGCCGGGAGTTGTACGCCGCCCATCCGGTGTTCGCCACGGCCGTCGACGACGTCCTGACCGCCGTCGACAAGGAACTCGCAGGGTTCGTCGACCACCCCGTCCGCGACGTCCTCTTCGACACCACCGACACCGGCCTGCTCGACCAGACCGTCTACACCCAGAGCGCCCTGTTCGCCATCGAAGTAGGCCTCTACCGGCTCCTCGAATCCTGGGGCGTCCGGCCGGCCTGGCTCGTCGGCCACTCGATCGGCGAGATCGCGGCCGCCCACGTAGCGGGAGTGTTCACGCTGGAGGACGCGGCGCGCCTGATCGCCGCCCGAGGCCGGCTGATGCAGGCGCTGCCGGACGGGGGTGTCATGGCAGCGATCGAGACGACCGAAGCCGAAGTCGTGCCGCTCCTCGACAACGCCGTGGGCATCGCCGCGGTCAACGGACCCGCCTCCGTCGTCGTCTCCGGCGAACACACCGCCGTCGAACGTGTCACCGCTCACTTCGAGAACGCGGGCCACCGGGTCAAACGCCTCAAGGTCAGCCACGCCTTCCACTCGCCCTTGATGGAACCGATGCTCGACGACTTCGCCGAGGTCGTGAAAAGCCTGACGTTCCACGCGCCGTCGATACCCATCGTCTCCACCGTCACGGGACTCGCCGTCGAACCGGACACCCTCACCGACCCCGCCTACTGGGTCCACCACGTCCGCACCACCGTCCGCTTCCACGACGCCATCACCCACCTCGCCGACCACCACACCGGCGGATACGTAGAGATCGGCCCCAGCGGCGTACTCGTCGCACAGACACAACAGATCCTGGACGCCAAGGGCCGTGAAGGACACCTCGTCCTCCCCACCCTCCGACCCGGCCAGGCAGAAACCCACACCACCCTCACCACACTCGGCCGGCTCTACGCAGCCGGCACCGGCATCACCCCCCACTGGCAGACCATCCTCGGCAACCACACCCCCCTCACCGACCTCCCCACCTACCCCTTCCAACGCCAGCGCTACTGGCTCAACGCCTCGGACCCCACCGCAGACGCCGCCGCTCTCGGTCTCGCCCCCCTCGGGCACACGTTCCTGCACGGTGGCGTGGAACTCGCCGGGGGTGAGGGAGCGGTCCTCACCGGGCGGTTCTCGCTGGATTCCCATCCTTGGCTGGTGGACCACACAGTGCTCGGCCGGGTCCTGCTGCCGGGGACGGCCTTCGTCGAACTCGCCCTGCGAGCAGCCGATTTCATGGGATGCGCCCGGGTCGAGGACCTGACACTGTCCGCGCCACTGATCGTGCCCACGGACGGCGACGTCCAGGTCCAGGTGTCCGTCGGCGCGGCCGACGAGCGGGGCGGGCGGTCGCTGACGGTGCACGCGCGGGACGACGGCGGGGAATGGACCCGTCATGCCGAGGGGATGCTCGGCGCCGGCGCCGTGGCACCGGCCGGGGCCCAGGGGTCCTGGCCGCCCCCGGAAGCGGTTGCCGTGGACGTCGAGGCGCTCTACGACACCCTGCTGAGCGGCGGCTACGCCTACGGCCCCGCGTTCCGCGGCCTGCGGGCCGTCTGGCGGGCCGGCGACGAGCTGCTTGCCGAGGTCGTGCTGCCCGAGGGGTCCCCGGAAGGGTTCGGGCTGCACCCTGTTCTCCTCGACGCGGCCCTGCACCCGGTGGTCGGGCTCGCTCTCGGCGGGGAGGAGCCGACCGTACGGCTGCCGTTCGCGTGGACCGGGGCGACGCTGCACGCCACGGGCGCCTCCGAGCTGCGGGTGCGCATCACACCGGACGGCGAAGGGGCCGGGGGCGTGACGATCAGCGCGGTCGATCCGGCGGGCGCGCCCGTCGTCTCCGTACGATCGCTGCGTCTGCTGCCCGTCCCCCTCGACCGCATCGAGGCCGCCGACCGGGCGGTGCCGTACCGCGTGGACTGGTTGCCAAGTGACACGACGGCGACGGAGGCGGCCACACGGCCGACCGGTTCGTGGGTCCTGATCGGCGAGGGCGCCGGCGCGGGGCTGCCGGAGGTTCCCGTCCACCGCGGCCTGGGTGCGCTCGGCGACGACGCGCCGGAGGTGGTCCTGTTCGATGCCCGTGGCGGGCTGGACGGGTCCGGGGCGGACGACGACCGTTTGGTCGCGGACATGCACGCTGCCGTGGCCGGGGCGAGCGGCTTCCTGTGGTCCTGGCTCGCCGACGAGCGCTACGCCGAGTCGACGCTCGTCGTCGTCACCCGCGGTGCGGTCGCCGCCGGCGAGGGCGACGTGCCGGACCTGTCGACGGCGCCGCTGTGGGGCCTGGTGCGGTCCGTGCAGGCCGAGCACCCGGGCCGGATCGTTCTGCTCGACGTGGACGGGCACGCCGCGACGCCTGCGGCCGTCGTCGGTGCCGTGGCCGGTGGCGAGCCCCAACTGGCCGTCAGGGCGGGCTCGGTACTCGTGCCCCGGCTCGTCCGTGCGAAGCCGCGCGAAGGGGAGCAGGAGGCGGGGCTGTCGCCGACGGGCACGGTCCTGATCACCGGCGGCACCGGTACGCTCGGGGCGCTCGTGGCCCGGCGACTCGTCACCCGGCACGGCGCCCGGCACCTGCTGCTCACCGGCCGGCGCGGGCCCGAGGCGCCCGGCGCCACGGAGCTGGCGGCGGAGCTGACCGAGCTCGGAGCGCACGTCCGGATCGCGGCGTGCGACGTCGCGGACCCCGACGAGCTCGCCGCTCTGCTGGCGGGCGTTCCCGAGGAGCACCCGCTGACGGCGGTCGTCCACGCCGCGGGCGTACTGGCCGACGGCGCCTTCGCCTCCCTCACCGACGAGACGTTCGCGACGGTCCTGCGCCCCAAGGCCGACGCCGCCTGGAACCTTCACCGGCTCACCGCCGACGCCGATCTCGCCGCGTTCTTCCTCTTCTCCTCGGCCGTGGGCGTGATGGGCAACGCCGGCCAGGCCAACTACGGCTCCGCCAACTCCTTCCTCGACGCACTCGCCCAGTACCGCGCCGCACACGGCCTGCCCGCGACGGCGGCCGCGTGGGGGCTGTGGGCGGACGAGGGCGGAATGACCGAGGCCATGACGCAGGCCGATGTGGTCCGCATGGGCCGCCGCGGACTCGCCGCCATGTCCACCGCGCGGGGCCTCGACCTGTTCGACACCGCCCTGACGGACCGGGACCCGTTCCTGGTGACGGCGGTCGTCGACACGGCGGCGTGGGACCCGGAGAGCGGTTCTCCGGTGGTTCGGAGTCTGGTCCGGGGCCGGCGGCGCCCGGAGGCGGCCAGCGGTGCGGCGCCCGCGCGACCGCTGGAGCAGGACCTGGTGGGCCGGCCGGCCGAGGAGCAGCACGACGTGCTCCTCGACCTGGTCCGGCGTACCGCCGCGGGGGTGCTCGGGCACGGCAGCCCTGACGCCGTACCCCCGCGGACCGGCTTCCTCGAAGGCGGATTCGACTCCCTCGGCGCAGTCGAGCTGCGCACCCGGCTGAACCTGGCCACAGGCCTGCGGCTGCCCACGACATTGATCTTCGACTACCCGACTCCGGACGCGGTCGCCGACTATCTCCGTACCCGGCTCGTGGGCGAGACCACGGTCTCGGTCATGGCCGAACTGGAACGCTTCGAAGCCGTCGTGGCGGCGCTCGCCTCGGCCACGGAGGGCGGCGCCGAGCGCGCCGCCGTCGCCGGCCGCCTCGGCGAGCTGCTCCGGCGGCTCGACTCCGAAGCGGAGGCGGAGATCTCGGCGGCGACCAATGACGAACTCTTCGCGCTCATCGACGAGGAGCTCCAGCTGCCGTGA
- a CDS encoding PucR family transcriptional regulator, with product MPIHGDARRLGRLLLVPGDERSPSHAVCRAEVLDEVVARFGPDAAAWAAETGRCLLDVTARELAGCETAVLTPKDHELLELVAAWVALRIGGDTALPDALTTDVEDVVRTHVERGFELDSVLTLIRIAHGRITADLLRACERAVPAQDLPSTMRDLSTTVFDAVEILCRLVSRRFSVEREQWLTGQDAQRRSIVWDILRGAHVDTDKASRRLSYDLRQNHLGLVLWSDDSTRGDGLERTAARILERAGATSTLLVAAGAGRLWAWGAVPATRPQDLSGQPLPLHVRVAAGLPAPGPAGLRLTHDQAATAARIGGATRTAHRIHEYRTLELVALLMADESAAADFVRRELGALAEASPSAATLRTTLKCYLDEDRSLAAAARHLHVAKNTVLYRARKAAQLRGRPLDENRLHLHAALCLAEALGPVLLRPQDESGPARLHATA from the coding sequence ATGCCCATCCATGGTGACGCGCGCCGGCTCGGTCGGCTGCTGCTGGTACCGGGCGACGAGCGCTCGCCATCACACGCGGTCTGCCGGGCCGAGGTGCTCGACGAGGTCGTCGCCCGGTTCGGTCCCGACGCCGCCGCGTGGGCCGCCGAGACCGGCCGCTGCCTGCTCGACGTCACCGCCCGTGAGCTCGCCGGCTGCGAGACCGCCGTCCTGACGCCCAAGGACCACGAACTGCTCGAACTCGTCGCGGCGTGGGTCGCCCTCCGCATCGGCGGGGACACCGCCCTGCCCGACGCGCTCACCACCGACGTGGAGGACGTGGTGCGGACCCACGTCGAGCGGGGCTTCGAGCTGGACAGCGTACTGACGCTGATCCGCATCGCCCACGGTCGGATCACCGCGGATCTGCTCCGGGCGTGCGAGCGGGCCGTGCCCGCACAGGACCTGCCCTCCACCATGCGGGACCTGTCCACGACGGTCTTCGACGCGGTCGAGATCCTGTGCAGGCTGGTCTCGCGCCGGTTCTCCGTGGAGCGCGAACAGTGGCTCACCGGCCAGGACGCCCAGCGGCGGAGCATCGTGTGGGACATCCTGCGCGGCGCCCACGTCGACACGGACAAGGCGAGCCGCCGGCTGAGCTACGACCTCCGGCAGAACCACCTCGGCCTCGTGCTGTGGTCCGACGACTCCACCCGCGGCGACGGCCTGGAGCGGACCGCCGCGCGGATACTCGAACGCGCCGGCGCCACCTCCACCCTGCTCGTCGCCGCGGGCGCCGGACGCCTCTGGGCCTGGGGCGCCGTACCCGCGACCCGGCCCCAGGACCTGTCGGGCCAGCCGCTGCCCCTCCACGTACGGGTCGCGGCCGGGCTGCCGGCGCCGGGGCCCGCCGGGCTGCGCCTGACGCACGACCAGGCGGCCACGGCGGCCCGCATCGGCGGCGCCACGCGGACCGCCCACCGCATCCACGAGTACCGCACCCTCGAACTGGTGGCCCTGCTGATGGCGGACGAGTCGGCGGCCGCCGACTTCGTACGCCGTGAACTGGGCGCGCTCGCCGAGGCCTCGCCCTCGGCGGCGACCCTGCGCACCACGCTGAAGTGCTACCTGGACGAGGACCGGAGCCTGGCGGCGGCCGCCCGGCACCTCCACGTCGCCAAGAACACCGTCCTGTACCGGGCCCGCAAGGCCGCGCAGCTGCGCGGGCGGCCCCTCGACGAGAACCGGCTGCACCTGCACGCCGCTCTCTGCCTCGCCGAGGCGCTGGGCCCCGTGCTGCTGCGGCCCCAGGACGAAAGCGGCCCGGCTCGGCTCCACGCGACGGCCTGA